One genomic segment of Misgurnus anguillicaudatus chromosome 23, ASM2758022v2, whole genome shotgun sequence includes these proteins:
- the LOC141359597 gene encoding uncharacterized protein, translating into MVKWSMAYQDVAGLTLGEEVEHCNAFLSRIAVTTKPKSKAGCSDLPTLMAMGWNQQKFDNLAISLISEDSVDLRTEEEQKILVAEMDHHWKSLSACADALGELSCLLSNETMKMAKPEMTPGSLPANSSTSPHIPTSFQHDCLHLYIIKHPSIVYFCLYLLFFIKVFAQYPRFTAVLIIYIQEERARDNHIDTCDVSLPYTL; encoded by the exons ATG GTGAAATGGAGTATGGCATATCAGGATGTTGCTGGATTAACACTAGGAGAGGAGGTGGAACACTGCAATGCCTTCCTCTCTAGGATCGCAGTGACCACAAAACCCAAGTCAAAAGCAG GATGCTCAGACCTGCCGACCCTCATGGCCATGGGCTGGAATCAGCAAAAGTTTGACAATTTGGCCATCTCGCTGATATCAGAAG ACTCTGTCGATCTAAGGACTGAGGAGGAGCAGAAGATTCTTGTTGCAGAGATGGACCATCATTGGAAATCTCTTTCAGCTTGTGCTGATGCCCTCGGAGAGCTGTCCTGCTTGCTTTCTAATGAGACAATGAAAA TGGCAAAACCTGAGATGACACCTGGGAGCCTGCCCGCGAATTCCAGCACAAGTCCCCACATCCCAACCAGCTTTCAGCATGACTGCCTACACCTGTACATTATCAAGCACCCttcaattgtttatttttgtctttacttgctgttctttattaaagtttttgcACAGTACCCA CGATTTACAGCCGTGCTGATCATTTACATTCAGGAAGAACGTGCACGTGATAACCATATAGACACGTGTGACGTTTCCTTGCCGTACACGCTGTGA